A single Lactuca sativa cultivar Salinas chromosome 8, Lsat_Salinas_v11, whole genome shotgun sequence DNA region contains:
- the LOC111919824 gene encoding receptor-like protein EIX1 — protein MDNPRGLRLHLIFVCAFLFAEATYTTCLSGGNTSMVCSEKDRLALLKFKNSVEDPSGMLSTWVGDDCCMWGGIHCDATIESLHLRGCWGSQDTDDGCYLSGNEVNSSLEELRHLKYLDLSGNDFRWSTIPKFIGSLKQLTYLNLSNAVFQDDMAWTSGLSSLEHLDLSLVDLGGAQNMDMVFYMIPSLKELSLSDCGLSNADIGHFLNSSRILPNIIHLDLSLNSFKGPLPGFFQNISSSLTFLNLSYFNLSLAWNLANFLGMMPCLSELHLSYCGLDKTHLSFSRLNFTTLSNIQHLVLRGNSIEGPFPSFFTNMTSLRVLDLSENMLNSSVPIMPNLLELYLSSNQFKQIGDVGIWRQCHLKQLHASNNHFEIEMINSPKNLSECSQYALEWLDLSRCSIGIIPESFGRLANLRGIDISSSRLTGLIPKSLGRLRFLEVLDLSNNQLSGPIPTFLGNLSKLDLSNNQLNGSIPESFGNLAALTYLDLRSNQLTGPIPTSIGQLSKLHYLDSSNNFFEGVVSEAHFANLSMLKYLDASSNTKLTFNVSYEWTPPFQLITLRLSSCNIVTEFPQWLRNQRKLGSLELSNATISGPLPTWLRKMPIIPFLDLSHNKLTGPLTNLPNGATYGPYGFVPVLFLKNNLFNESIPSSLCRRTDLEYLDLSRNRLTGEIPKCLENLQGLYAMILSSNRLSGGIPSSLGLNSLIRLKLNDNNFVGELPRELGNLPDLNILDVGDNKLCGNVPEWVGEKLTDLIVLRLHKNNFTGRIPETLCKASNLQILDVAHNNLEGHIPRCLGELNAMVNSSGYGAGDSYEHDENVDQVMKGVDLEYSKTWDLVYNMDLSSNQLVGEIPVELTALSMLGGLNLSNNHLNGRIPNNIGNMMKLESLDLSGNELVGVIPQSMADLTFLSHLNLSHNNLSGRIPTGRQLQTLIDPSIYEGNKDLCGPPSPRNCSNLGEDPTTKSKKKQGTADEKTEVSLFYVDIICGFATGFWGVIGVLLFKKQWRQKIYMFAEEAMEKIYVAVAVMVRVTKIKGGREAT, from the exons ATGGATAATCCGAGGGGTTTAAGGCTCCATCTAATTTTTGTATGTGCGTTTCTGTTTGCAGAAGCCACATATACTACTTGTTTGAGTGGTGgaaatacaagtatggtttgctCTGAGAAAGATCGACTTGCTCTTCTCAAGTTCAAAAACAGTGTTGAAGATCCTTCTGGAATGTTGTCCACATGGGTTGGTGATGACTGTTGCATGTGGGGAGGAATTCACTGTGATGCAACCATTGAGAGCCTTCATCTTAGAGGATGTTGGGGATCTCAAGACACGGATGATGGCTGCTACTTAAGTGGTAATGAGGTGAACTCTTCTTTGGAAGAGTTGAGACATCTAAAATACTTGGACTTAAGTGGGAATGATTTTAGATGGAGCACTATTCCTAAGTTCATTGGATCCTTGAAACAACTCACCTACCTCAATCTATCTAATGCTGTTTTTCAAG ATGATATGGCATGGACTTCAGGCCTTTCTTCACTTGAGCATCTTGACTTGAGTTTGGTAGATCTTGGTGGAGCACAAAACATGGACATGGTGTTTTACATGATTCCCTCTTTAAAAGAGTTGAGTTTGTCGGATTGTGGACTTTCCAATGCTGATATTGGTCATTTTCTAAATTCGAGTAGAATACTTCCCAACATCATACACCTAGATCTTAGTTTAAATTCTTTCAAAGGTCCACTCCCCggcttttttcaaaacatttcatcaTCCCTAACATTCCTCAATCTTTCATACTTTAATCTTAGTTTGGCATGGAACCTTGCAAACTTTCTAGGCATGATGCCTTGTTTATCAGAGCTGCATTTGTCATATTGTGGGCTCGATAAGACGCATCTATCTTTCTCTCGTCTTAATTTCACCACACTTTCTAACATCCAACACTTAGTTCTTAGAGGAAACTCAATTGAAGGCCCATTTCCATCATTTTTCACAAACATGACTTCCCTAAGAGTCCTTGACCTTTCAGAAAACATGCTGAATTCTTCGGTTCCTATTATGCCTAACCTTCTAGAGCTTTATCTTTCCTCAAACCAGTTCAAGCAGATTGGGGATGTTGGAATCTGGAGACAGTGTCACCTGAAACAATTGCATGCATCAAACAATCATTTTGAAATAGAAATGATCAACTCACCAAAAAACTTATCAGAGTGCTCTCAATATGCTTTGGAATGGTTGGATTTAAGTAGGTGTTCAATTGGTATAATTCCAGAATCATTTGGACGACTGGCCAATTTAAGAGGGATAGATATATCAAGCAGCAGATTGACAGGCCTAATCCCCAAATCTCTAGGAAGATTAAGATTTTTAGAAGTATTAGATCTATCTAATAACCAGTTAAGTGGTCCTATTCCTACATTCCTTGGCAATCTTTCCAAACTTGACCTTTCTAATAATCAATTGAATGGTTCAATTCCAGAATCCTTTGGAAATCTAGCAGCTTTAACATATTTGGATCTACGTTCCAATCAGTTAACAGGCCCTATCCCAACATCAATCGGGCAACTTTCCAAACTCCATTATCTAGATTCCTCTAACAATTTTTTTGAAGGAGTAGTTTCTGAAGCCCATTTTGCTAATCTTTCAATGTTGAAGTACTTGGATGCTTCTTCCAACACCAAGTTGACATTCAATGTTTCATATGAGTGGACACCTCCATTCCAATTGATAACCCTTCGACTCAGTTCTTGCAATATTGTAACTGAATTTCCACAATGGCTTCGAAATCAAAGGAAACTTGGGTCATTAGAGTTGTCCAATGCTACAATCTCAGGGCCTCTTCCCACATGGTTGCGAAAGATGCCCATCATTCCTTTCTTAGATCTCTCTCACAACAAACTCACCGGACCTTTGACAAACCTTCCTAATGGGGCAACTTATGGTCCATATGGATTTGTTCCAGTATTATTTCTAAAAAATAACCTGTTCAATGAGTCGATTCCAAGTTCATTGTGCAGAAGGACAGATCTGGAATATCTTGATCTTTCCAGAAATAGGTTGACCGGGGAAATTCCCAAGTGTCTTGAGAATTTGCAAGGATTGTATGCCATGATACTTAGCTCAAATCGGTTGTCTGGTGGCATTCCAAGTTCTTTAGGTCTCAATTCATTGATTCGGTTAAAATTGAATGACAACAACTTTGTTGGTGAACTTCCTAGAGAATTAGGGAACTTACCAGATTTAAATATCTTAGATGTGGGGGATAATAAATTATGTGGAAATGTACCTGAGTGGGTGGGAGAAAAGCTTACAGATTTGATTGTTTTAAGGTTACATAAAAATAACTTCACCGGAAGAATTCCTGAGACTTTGTGCAaagcttcaaatcttcaaattttGGATGTTGCACACAACAACTTAGAGGGACATATCCCTCGTTGTCTAGGAGAGTTGAACGCCATGGTTAATAGTAGCGGATATGGGGCTGGTGACTCTTATGAGCATGATGAGAATGTTGATCAGGTCATGAAAGGTGTTGATCTTGAATATTCAAAAACTTGGGATTTGGTTTATAACATGGACCTTTCAAGCAATCAACTTGTTGGAGAAATACCAGTTGAGCTAACTGCCCTTTCAATGTTGGGAGGTCTCAACTTGTCCAATAATCATCTCAATGGGCGTATTCCAAACAACATTGGAAACATGATGAAGTTAGAATCTCTTGATTTATCTGGAAACGAATTGGTTGGGGTAATCCCTCAAAGCATGGCAGATTTGACCTTTTTGAGTCATTTgaatttgtcacacaacaaccTGTCGGGACGAATTCCAACAGGAAGGCAACTTCAGACCCTGATTGATCCATCGATATATGAAGGGAACAAAGATTTATGTGGGCCTCCATCGCCTAGGAATTGCTCAAATCTCGGAGAAGACCCAACAACAAAAAGCAAGAAGAAACAAGGAACAGCTGATGAGAAGACTGAGGTATCGCTGTTTTACGTGGATATAATTTGTGGTTTTGCAACTGGGTTTTGGGGTGTTATTGGAGTTTTGTTGTTCAAGAAGCAGTGGAGACAAAAGATTTACATGTTTGCTGAGGAAGCCATGGAGAAGATATATGTTGCAGTTGCAGTCATGGTCAGAGTTACCAAGATCAAGGGAGGAAGAGAAGCCACATAG
- the LOC111919825 gene encoding methyl-CpG-binding domain-containing protein 9: MEHSGSASSSVAGTSGRSVAFEIDLNEAPLPSPREIVGGGVFAAEHRCGSCGELEGAMVICGDCGRRFHVECLGVREEQREWKCFECLIECRSGRRISLTAGGGCGSGLFDMNSSPPKEADGVEEDYFVNSELVLAASFPNPKMQDMRRNPFFGFTLSSQMAHPDMRLIASGFPSQNPARFAHMNLETATQKGNLVYLQALKDYISEKRGVLGDGWRVKFEYSEKNYKTSAVYFAPDGKRFDSMSEVAHHLGLIPAYNSFEKDEKGSGIVILQKGSHSTKRTKRGSNLKKDSNVANWTHGSQSFLDGFPVQFEDLFVMSVGKIDPHLSFHNTSQIWPIGYQSIWHDRFTGSIFIHNVLEGGDSGPIFRIHRYPCTNQSIPYASKVLCITKCESTHDDDDTNIHLMLTDDSPPPHLDDDKSSCSLKITSKPENNLQNDVIGEFIVEERSITSAWKKAVESLLKACREAYRGKNVLNFCCNHRVDEQYLGPTSDFESLRKFCYLAGPVNSIPDKILTIDELEACLQELRKWLEVDRFGLDVEFVQELIEQLPGVSSCSNYKSLNARCEGSSSQTIGSGFFMALSKNGLQHSAVSNSMRRSHKRQSPPGNLVASNLPPHLIGDVIQAYEICLRFYEVLGLDAPVSRHVLENELMNPWIDNLKPMKRSLNDLQKDTIMKACEVNKPDDDVSEDSDATEECEEEGYRAEAASKCTGVQLSKFHMSLLKVLIEDMLAKVKEIFDPFGVVESKSRKGKKKDAEVAGVGKKINLDMFPVNEFTWPEVARRFILVALCMDGNLESSELLTHECGKVFHCLNGDGGTLCGSLTGVAAMEADAMVLAEASKKLFSSMNNKVVDFIIDQKDDTGDSIKDTNMIDDDSPEWTQALEPVRKLPTNVGARIRRCIHESLNKNPPDWAKDILEHSISKEVYKGNASGPTKRAVILVLERMRVENPLQKPIIEKKEKEKSGVRTLSDAVMKKCRIVLRCVANADEDRIFFNLLAKTNLKPNDPDDTGVLGYPAMVSRPLDFRTIDLRLAAGFYVTSHESFIEDVREVWQNLRIAYRDYPDHMELIETLSKKFEESYEEEVLNLFNRIMENGNSFDSSSEEGKKELNSLLLETTESPIPPAPWEDGVCKVCGMDKDDDSVLLCDKCDSEYHTYCLDPPLARIPDGNWYCPSCKSTQPVPQDERCGTRALCRLRGKKKLQKEFTRNLMEILAPLADTMELMEYWELGIEERVFLFKFLCDEVLNSGVVRNHISPDSGDSEKKLRKLYKELKNQNKKEKEKESEDTCQEEQLSVSKSGDIQSQIKKEENDENKHAGPMKTGQAQESGCGVSSLQEKIATLESKIARPVVRRDYLGRDLLGRLYWILSSPERVVVSGPPSRRNEGEITKMPEMYDNDSLWTCYESDAEIQELIGWLRDDDTKEKELKETIRQWHMNRVNDVNALENHVQTVDDNPVYGTKARAALEKKFGSFSKKNGCKGKMVKNGKLYRCDCLELAGPTRHHCSSCHWTFLTNEELEGHNDGKCHNRQECEGPTKGKKVKLVKPQALTNHEESDSPFVFEEIRAKFCTRSSLKEEVKEIGLIGSNGTPSFVYPQDSNSALLLFSETKKLVNSQNGSTDILLLGTNETPSKVERLKPKGTSGKSLLKNRSSLRICQSSLKPLTGRVVEILRCLKINLFDMETALPEDSLRPSRGGLDRLRAWRSLVKSSQSIYEMVQATLMLEDMIKTEYLRKEWWYWSSPSTAAKISNISALALRIYALDAAIYYEKPPTPNLDPTEPLTPNSSKSEKKTSEKSNAKDSSEKSTPKNSQSQRASSSPVTTEGSRPKTRSKKRMRDSDT, from the exons ATGGAGCATTCTGGTTCGGCTAGTTCATCAGTAGCTGGAACCAGTGGCCGTTCAGTGGCTTTCGAGATTGATCTTAACGAAGCACCCCTTCCGTCTCCCCGAGAAATTGTCGGTGGCGGTGTTTTTGCGGCGGAGCACCGATGCGGTTCTTGTGGCGAACTGGAAGGGGCCATGGTGATATGCGGTGATTGTGGGAGACGATTTCATGTCGAGTGTTTGGGCGTGAGAGAAGAGCAAAGGGAATGGAAGTGTTTCGAGTGTTTGATAGAATGCCGCAGTGGGAGGAGGATCTCGTTAACTGCCGGCGGCGGGTGTGGTTCAGGGCTTTTTGACATGAATTCGTCTCCGCCAAAAGAGGCCGACGGTGTCGAGGAGGATTATTTCGTCAATTCAGAGCTCGTATTAGCAGCAAGCTTCCCCAATCCCAA AATGCAGGATATGAGGCGTAACCCTTTTTTTGGCTTTACTTTAAGCTCTCAGATGGCTCATCCAGATATGAGACTCATAGCAAGTGGATTTCCTTCTCAAAATCCAGCACGTTTTGCACACATGAATCTTGAAACTGCAACACAAAAAGGCAACTTAGTATATCTTCAAGCACTTAAAGACTACATATCTGAAAAACGAGGTGTTTTAGGAGATGGGTGGCGTGTTAAATTCGAATATTcagaaaaaaattacaaaacttctGCAGTTTACTTCGCCCCAGATGGAAAACGATTTGATTCAATGTCAGAAGTTGCTCACCACCTCGGTTTGATTCCTGCATATAATTCCTTTGAGAAAGACGAAAAGGGTAGTGGGATTGTTATATTGCAAAAAGGATCACATTCTACAAAAAGAACAAAGAGAGGAAGTAACCTCAAGAAAGATAGTAATGTGGCAAATTGGACACATGGGTCACAATCTTTTCTT GATGGTTTTCCTGTTCAGTTTGAAGACCTTTTTGTTATGTCAGTTGGAAAAATCGATCCACACCTTTCATTTCACAATACCTCTCAAATCTGGCCCATTGGTTATCAATCTATCTGGCATGATAGATTTACAGGGTCCATTTTCATCCATAATGTTTTAGAAGGTGGAGATTCTGGCCCGATTTTTCGGATACATAGATACCCATGCACTAATCAATCAATTCCATATGCTTCAAAAGTGTTATGCATTACAAAATGTGAGTCAacacatgatgatgatgatacaaaCATTCACCTTATGCTCACAGACGATTCTCCTCCACCTCACCTTGATGATGATAAATCTTCATGTTCTTTAAAGATAACTTCAAAACCCGaaaataatcttcaaaatgatgtgatTGGTGAGTTTATAGTTGAGGAAAGATCGATAACATCCGCTTGGAAAAAAGCTGTGGAAAGTTTACTAAAAGCATGCCGTGAGGCTTATAGGGGTAAAAACGTCCTAAATTTTTGCTGCAACCATCGAGTTGATGAACAATATCTTGGACCAACATCCGATTTTGAATCATTAAGGAAGTTTTGTTACTTAGCGGGCCCGGTCAACAGCATCCCGGATAAGATTTTGACCATTGATGAGCTTGAAGCTTGTTTACAAGAGCTGAGAAAATGGTTAGAAGTTGATAGATTTGGTTTAGATGTTGAGTTTGTGCAAGAACTTATAGAACAGCTTCCTGGGGTTAGTTCTTGTTCAAATTATAAATCTTTGAATGCAAGATGTGAAGGCTCAAGCTCACAAACTATTGGAAGTGGGTTCTTTATGGCTTTGAGTAAAAACGGTTTACAACATTCAGCAGTTTCTAATAGTATGAGAAGATCCCACAAAAGACAAAGTCCACCTGGCAATTTGGTTGCCTCAAATCTTCCTCCTCATTTGATTGGTgatgttattcag gcGTATGAAATCTGTTTAAGGTTTTATGAAGTTTTGGGTTTGGATGCACCAGTCTCTAGACACGTTTTGGAAAACGAGTTGATGAATCCATGGATTGATAATTTAAAGCCAATGAAAAGATCTTTGAATGATCTTCAAAAAGACACGATAATGAAAGCATGTGAAGTCAACAAACCGGATGATGATGTCAGCGAAGATTCTGATGCAACAGAAGAATGCGAGGAAGAAGGTTATCGAGCAGAAGCAGCTAGCAAATGTACAGGTGTCCAACTGTCAAAGTTCCACATGTCACTACTGAAAGTGTTGATAGAAGACATGTTAGCAAAAGTTAAGGAAATCTTTGATCCGTTTGGTGTTGTGGAGTCAAAGTCAAGAAAAGGGAAGAAGAAAGATGCTGAGGTGGCAGGTGTTGGGAAGAAGATAAATCTTGATATGTTTCCAGTGAATGAATTTACATGGCCTGAAGTTGCCCGAAGATTTATTTTGGTGGCATTGTGTATGGATGGAAACCTTGAATCATCAGAGCTTTTGACTCATGAATGTGGAAAAGTGTTTCATTGTTTGAATGGTGATGGAGGCACACTTTGTGGTTCACTTACTGGAGTAGCTGCAATGGAGGCTGATGCCATG GTTCTTGCAGAAGCTTCCAAGAAATTATTTTCATCAATGAACAATAAAGTTGTGGACTTTATCATAGATCAAAAAGATGATACAGGAGACTCAATCAAAGACACAAACATGATTGATGATGATTCCCCTGAATGGACACAAGCTCTAGAACCTGTAAGAAAACTACCCACAAATGTAGGTGCAAGAATCAGAAGATGCATTCATGAATCTCTAAACAAAAATCCACCCGACTGGGCTAAAGACATTCTAGAACATTCCATAAGCAAGGAAGTCTACAAAGGCAATGCATCAGGACCCACAAAG AGGGCAGTTATATTGGTTCTTGAGAGAATGAGAGTGGAAAACCCTCTACAGAAGCCGATTATTGAGAAGAAAGAGAAGGAAAAAAGTGGTGTGAGGACGCTTTCTGATGCTGTTATGAAAAAGTGTCGCATAGTGTTACGTTGTGTTGCTAATGCAGATGAAGATAGGATATTTTTTAATCTTTTGGCAAAAACTAATTTGAAGCCAAATGATCCTGATGATACAGGGGTACTTGGGTACCCTGCAATGGTTTCTCGTCCATTGGATTTTAGGACAATTGATCTTAGATTAGCTGCAGGGTTCTATGTTACTTCACATGAATCTTTCATTGAGGATGTTCGTGag gtTTGGCAAAATTTACGAATAGCTTATCGGGATTATCCTGATCACATGGAGTTGATTGAAACACTATCAAAAAAATTTGAAGAATCGTATGAAGAAGAG GTACTTAACCTATTCAATCGAATCATGGAAAACGGGAATAGTTTTGACTCATCAAGTGAAGAAGGGAAAAAAGAGTTAAACTCTCTACTCCTTGAAACAACGGAATCCCCAATTCCCCCTGCACCATGGGAGGATGGGGTATGCAAAGTATGTGGGATGGATAAAGATGATGATAGTGTATTACTATGTGATAAATGTGATTCCGAATACCATACGTATTGTTTAGATCCTCCACTTGCAAGAATCCCTGATGGGAATTGGTATTGCCCTTCATGCAAATCAACTCAACCCGTGCCACAAGATGAGAGGTGTGGGACCCGCGCACTATGTCGCTTACGTGGCAAGAAGAAACTTCAAAAGGAATTTACTCGGAATTTAATGGAGATTTTGGCTCCATTAGCAGATACAATGGAGCTGATGGAGTATTGGGAATTAGGCATTGAAGAG AGAGTTTTCCTTTTCAAATTCCTATGTGATGAGGTCTTGAACTCGGGAGTTGTCCGAAACCACATCAGTCCTGACTCAGGTGATTCTGAAAAGAAGCTGCGAAAGCTCTACaaagaattaaaaaatcaaaataaaaaagagaaagagaaagaaagcGAAGATACATGTCAAGAAGAGCAGTTATCTGTTTCTAAATCTGGTGatattcaaagtcaaataaagaaAGAAGAAAATGACGAAAACAAACATGCGGGACCCATGAAAACAGGCCAGGCTCAAGAATCGGGTTGTGGGGTTTCTTCTTTACAAGAAAAGATTGCAACTTTGGAGTCAAAAATAGCAAGACCCGTTGTTAGAAGAGATTATTTGGGTCGGGATTTACTTGGAAGACTTTATTGGATCCTTAGCAGCCCTGAACGGGTTGTTGTGTCGGGCCCACCTAGTCGTAGGAATGAAGGtgaaattaccaaaatgcccgaAATGTATGATAATGACTCTCTTTGGACTTGCTATGAATCCGATGCGGAAATCCAAGAGCTCATTGGGTGGTTGAGAGATGATGATACAAAAGAGAAAGAACTCAAAGAGACAATCCGACAGTGGCACATGAATCGAGTAAATGACGTAAACGCCCTTGAAAACCATGTTCAAACTGTCGATGATAATCCCGTGTATGGCACCAAGGCAAGGGCAGCGTTGGAAAAGAAGTTTGGTTCTTTCTCGAAAAAGAACGGgtgcaagggtaaaatggtcaagaACGGGAAATTATATAGGTGTGATTGTTTGGAGTTAGCGGGGCCTACCCGACACCATTGTTCTTCATGTCATTGGACGTTTTTGACCAACGAGGAGCTCGAAGGGCATAATGATGGAAAATGTCACAATCGTCAAGAATGTGAGGGTCCCacaaagggtaaaaaggtcaagTTAGTCAAACCGCAGGCTTTGACCAATCATGAAGAATCTGATTCGCCAtttgtttttgaagaaattcGGGCCAAGTTTTGTACACGGAGTTCTCTTAAAGAAGAAGTCAAAGAAATCGGTCTTATCGGGTCAAACGGGACTCCATCATTTGTATACCCACAAGACAGTAATTCCGCTTTATTATTATTTTCCGAAACGAAAAAATTGGTTAATTCCCAAAACGGGTCAACAGATATTCTTCTATTGGGTACAAATGAGACACCATCTAAGGTTGAAAGATTGAAACCCAAGGGTACAAGTGGAAAATCATTGTTGAAGAATAGAAGCTCATTGAGAATATGCCAATCTTCTTTGAAGCCGTTAACGGGCCGTGTTGTTGAAATTCTTAGGTGTCTTAAGATTAATTTGTTTGATATGGAAACTGCGCTTCCGGAAGATTCTTTGAGACCTTCAAGAGGAGGCTTGGATCGCTTACGTGCTTGGCGTAGTTTGGTAAAATCTTCACAATCAATCTATGAG ATGGTGCAAGCAACACTCATGTTAGAGGACATGATTAAAACAGAATACTTAAGAAAAGAATGGTGGTATTGGTCATCCCCTTCAACCGCTGCTAAAATCTCAAATATTTCAGCTCTTGCTTTACGAATATACGCCCTTGATGCAGCCATTTATTACGAAAAACCCCCGACACCCAATCTAGACCCCACAGAACCCCTAACACCCAACAGTTCCAAATCTGAAAAGAAGACTTCTGAAAAGTCAAATGCTAAAGACTCCTCGGAAAAGTCAACCCCAAAGAACAGTCAAAGTCAAAGGGCAAGCAGCTCACCTGTGACAACCGAGGGTTCAAGGCCTAAAACCAGATCAAAGAAGAGGATGAGGGATTCTGATACTTGA